The nucleotide window GTTCACCCAGCGAAGGACTCGCGCCTTTCAGTGCTGCCGACAAGGgacgagcggcagctgcgagcAGGATGGGGGCCATCGCCACATCGGTATCCACTGGATCGACCTCACAGGTGCCAGACTTGGAGTCGTGCTGGATGTCGACCTCTCCGCTTCCCccgacggcggtgcttgcGGCGCTGTACGGCATGACGCCTCTACATAGGATTTCctggagcggcagtggcggaggaggccccgatgccggcgccggGGAGAACGTGGGCACTGTGCCGACTGTGGATGCCAGCAACCTCGGCGAAACTGACTCATCGACGTCTTCGTTCGAGCTTCAGTGGTCGCTCTGTCGATGCGCCACGGACGCGATGGCAGCGCAGGGGCGGTACCAGGTCACTTTCAGGGACGCGTTTGCCATGACGACGGTGGTTGCCCACATGGCGGCCGCtagcgctgacggcggcagTAGTTGGCAAGGCTCTACCtcgcttctgccgccgccgtcgtcgtcatcgtcaaCGTCGTCGTATtccctcgcgcagcagctgcgacgggCCTCTGCCCTGCTCGGTGTGGACAGTGAAGGGCCGCTGCCAGaagcgtcggcggccgcggcaccgtccACCTCGTTGCTGGATTGGCCAGAGGAGTTCTTGTGGAACTTGCTGGTGTCGCTGTTATCCAGTCTCGCGCTTGTGCACAGTGCCGGCCTTCACTTGTTCGGTCAACTGACCGCAGCTGATGTGCTGTGCGTGGCTTGCGCGCCAAcactgccgcggcagctcgAACAGACGTGGGCTGATGttgccgcagcgacggcagcggcggccagcaAAGAGGATGCGAGGAGGGCAGTGTCCGGCACCGTCTCCAGCAACATTGATGATGATCGTGTGCCGATGcacaaggaggaggatgccATCTTCCGGCGCTTCTGCTCGACAGCTGTGCCTAGCGTGTTGCTGCCGCAGGCgaccgtcaccgccgccactccgTGTCATCACGTCTTCTTCGTCCTTCATCCATCGCCGGAGTTGCTGCAACAGCAGGGCGATGGCCGCGCACATGTTCCGCGGCAAAGCGTGCCAAGACTCTCCGCAGCGCAGGAAGCAGAGCAGGCGACACCGGCGCaacaggcgcagcaccaggcGTCGGACTTGGCGAGCGTGGGCCGCTTGATGAGCCTCTTGATGGAGCTGCGAGCGCGGGGGCGCCAGAGTCGCAGCGGGCACGCGgaaccagcagcagcagcccctaGCTCAGAGCTGGCGTTTCTGGTTGGGCGGCTGTGCGAATGTGGTGGGGCGAGCGCGGGCCCTGCAGCGCCAACGCAGTGCCCTACCGCTCTGCAGCTTCTGCAACtccaggcgctgcggctgcgcacggAGTCGTGGTACTACCGCCGCCTGGCCGAGGAAGCGTGCGATCGCCTGCTGcttgcgcggcggcggctggaaAACACAGATGCCACACTGCCGCAACCCTCGTCTgcaacgctgccgcacgcgagGGACACGGACACGAAGGGGCAGAGtcgcgaggcgcagctggcggaccgcgaggcgcagctggcggagcgaGAGTCCAAGTTAAATGTCCTGCTGGGGCTCTACGAGCTCACGCATGAGCACTTGGACGCGCTcaagctgccgcagctgccccCAGCTCAAGGGGGGACAAAGTTGGCAACGCTTTCGTCAGCGTTACCATcggatgcagcggcagcagcggcggtcgaTGCCTCGGCTACTTCGACGGCGCGCAACGGGAGTACTCGCGGCGCTGACAGCGTTGAGGCAGAGCAGCGAATGGCGTCGCAGGTGCCACAAGGGGACTCGCTAGACCGCCTGCTAATTCAAACTCtactccagcagcagcaccagctaGCAGGTTCCGCGGGCGCACTGCTTGCAGGCGTGCCTGCCGCATCCGGAGCGACTCCGGCAGGCGTCCGCGATGGTAGCCATTTGAGTCccccagccaccaccacggcggcctccgttgctgctgccgacgagTTGCTCGGCTTGTCTCCTCTTGCGTGTCGCACCACCGCGGATGACAGACTGCTCTCGAAAAGCGCTGCTACGCCGTCAGTGGTGGCGGAGACACTGCCAGCGCTCACCACGGATCGCCATGTGGACGTCGAGAGCGTCCCTGGAGGCGGTGTTGCGACActcacggcggcggcatcgaccGGCCATCACCCCAACAACGAATCCCGCGTTGCCGTGGTGGAGGTAGACCTGGATGCAGCAGAGAATGATGGGCGTGGCATCAGCATGGCAAGCCAAGGGAGCGCAAGTCCGACGGCGATTCACGCTACACCTGCTGGAGGATTCGAAACACGCGCGGCGTGGGGGTGGGCGCCAACGACGACGTCCCCGTCTGCGTCGCTCTCGGTTTCAGCTGCCGCTACGCTCCAGCAGGGGGCTCATGGCTCGCCACTGCCGACCTcccagcagcaacgacagcagcgacaacTTTTCTCGCCCCCGCTGCACGCCTCCCCGTGCCAAGACATGGAGACTCCCATGCGCTCCCCTGCGCTACCCAACATGGGCTACGTGGGGGGTGcagccggcggtgccgtggcTTCCCCTGGCGCAGGCTTCAACGGTGGCAGTGGTCGTAGCCACAGCAAGTACAGCGCGCTGTCGCTACTGCGCACGCCTCCGTCGGCCCGCCGCGCTGGCACGGGGCcgggagctgctgccgatgctgcagtagccacagcagcgaccAGGGCCGCGCCTTCCTTCTTCCGTTCTCAATCGTTGCACTCGCCAGACAGCTATCGCTCCTCCACTAGACCGCATAACGCTGCCACGGTCGATGCCTCGGctagcgccgctgcggcgtcttCTCCACATGACACGGCGGAACGTTTCCttccgcagccgcgccagcagcgacgccgatCAAGCTCTCGTGGTAACACCAGCAATaacagcggtggcgcgtaCACGGCGACCTTGGGTGGCCGCTCACCACGCACGGAGGACCATCGCCAGCACAAGGATGGTGTCGCTGCATCATGGGCGCATCAGCAGTTGACAacgctggaggagatgcagaCGGCGCTGAGAGCGCAACAGTCATCAACGCCGCGTAGTCGTGCGTtagccgcggcggcgatccgcagccgcagtgcagacatggcggcgcctccgcgcaTGCAGTCCCCGGCGACCCCACCGCTTGcgccgcgcgctgcaccgcggctgTATTCCTCGTCCACGCTCGCATCCTCGGATGTGACACCGGTACGCGGCACAACGCCATCGTACTACGGTGATGACTCCGCAGAGATGTTTCGCGTGGAGAGCGCTCACATGCGCAGCAGTGACAACCGCAGCGGAGTCCGCCGTGGTGATGACTGGGGCGGTTCCGTTGGCGCGTCTCGCGACTTTGGTGGCGTCGTCATTGCTGAACCTCCTCGGGTGCTGTTGTCCTTCACTCCTCCGTACAacacgccgccgacgtcgtcGCATTACATCTACCAGGCCTccacagcgacgacgacggccgcTGAAAGTGGTGCGAGCCTCGCCTACGCAGCTACTGGACCCTCAGCAGCACGAGATGGTGCCGCCGGGCAGCATACACCACCGCAAATGCAGAAGCCTACCGCAACGGCGCTGTATCGGAGTGCGCCACAGGagcccgcctcctctctctcgccgcagATGCTGGCGAAGTTTGTTGGCAGTGAgaccgccgcagccaccagACGAGGCAAcaacagccgcagcggcgccccgAATGCCTTTCACGCATCTGCCCCGTCAGCGCGCGGGGCTTCAGCACGTGGCAACGGCGCAGCTAAcctgcaccagcgcagcCCGCCACATCACGCGACCTCGTCTCCCGCCATAGTGTCTAcggtgagggcggcggcatccgCTTTCGGTGTCTCCGCTGGGATATCTGCTCAAGGTACGGGTGGCAGAGGCTCTCACCGCTCTCTTAGCTCACGAACAGCGTCCGCAAACGCCACCGGACACAGCGCAGGTGGCACGGTCGCTCGAGGGACCACAGTGAGCACCTCTAGCGGTCgcgccagcggtggccatggcggtggcggtggtggaccACTGCAGCGGTTTGGCGATGCCTATTCTCCGTCACCTTCGTCGGCATCCTTCGTCCATGCCGGCGCCTCGCGTACGAGTtccacgacggcggtggagctgctgcggcgactgcgcGCCAACACAGGGGCGTGATGGGGAGAAGCGTGGGTGGGCCTGCGTgtacgctgccgctggcacGTACAGCATACACGTACCTAGCCAAACGGAGGCCGAGTTTACCGCGAGTAACGTGCAACGCGTAGCGCATGGGCACACGCCCGCTCGCTTGGGTAGCGTGTTGAGAGTTGTTCAAGTGGTGAGACGAGTTGGCcgcggggagggagagggtttGGGACTCCGTCGATGACGGCAGCTAGCCTGtaacggcggccgccacctttcgacccccctctccctgcctcctgcctttctctctcgccctttGTGACtatgcccccctcctccctccccacgtcatcgctgcctcctcctccccatctCTCCCATCTTTCCGCCGGACCACTACCACCGGCTTTCATCCCCCCTCACCTCACGGCGCACCGCAgcgagacacgcacacgcacgcataggCGTACACGATTCGATAGACTTGCATCAAGACAGATCCGCGTACCCCACGCAAGGCGCGCATCACTGaaactgctgctgcgtgcggtGTGGGCGAGGAGAGGAACACAAGCGCGTCGATCCGCGGTAGCAGTACTGTGTGCATCCGCCTTTCGTGTTGCCGACCAGGCGGACTTCCTCTTCATCgtagcacacacgcacacatgcaggaGCAGTATGTGCGCAAGGCGTGTGTGACCATTGCTAGCCAGATCATCCTTGTGACGGCTGGCGATGGCACCAAGCACACGAATACCAGCACaggcaacaacaacaacagcgtggtggcagcgacgcgcgtgGCTACCACTCACCCTTCAACGACATCAGCGGAGACCAAGGCCGTCACTGGTCTTGATGATCTGCAACGCGCCTGcgacgcggtggtgcggcacgCCATGACGCTCTACCGGCTGTGTCGCCGCCCCGGTGGAAGCACCATCGACATCGTTTCCGTTGGCAcgagcagcggtggcagcggcgccggggcgGCGAGTGCGACCGAGGAGGCCGCGTATTGCGTCTGCGCGGCAGTCATGGCGCTGGAGCCGAATCTGTGGGCGTCTCTGGTGCGacgagcgcagctgctgcgcccacGCAAACCGAGCTTTCTCTTCGTCGCCCCTGTCGCTGTCCCACCGGTCGTGGTGAAGGACGTGGTGCGTTTTTTTGGGCGTAGTCGCCATCTAATGCGCTCCACCGCAGCACCTACAGTGCTCGCAGGTGGCATCCCCACtagggcagcagcaagcaCTGGCGCCGCAACGTCGTCCTTGGCTTGCACAGGGGTGGTAAGGGCACCGGCACCAGCCGCTTCCGCATCCGCTTCGCCCTTTTCCACCACCACttccaccaccagcaccgcagccaccgctaCCGCGACCTTTGGACTGCCGGCCCGGCAGGCGGAGGCTGTTGCTGCATGTTTCTTCTTCAAGACCATGTCGGCAGCGGAGAGACTGCGACGTAGTGACGTCTTTGAGGTGCACGCTCGGCTGCCCGATGCAAGTCGCGCTGTGGGAGCGTCGGCCAAAGCAAATACGCtcacgacggcagcagcactcgaCAGCACTCCGGTGGGCGCGCCCGCCGTGGATGAAAGGGGTGGCGTCGTCGTTTCGTCTTCTCTGCAAAAACTCACCGGTGCGGTAACGGTTGCCACGGCTACGAGCGCGCAGGAGCTGACTGCAGGCCCGGGGAAAGGAGGGCGCCGGTCCGGGCTTCGAGCAATGGCacgtgacgctgctgctccgggTGACACCGATCGCTCCTTGCACACACGTCCGACACGATCAGCGGCTtcactgctgccgtcgcactTGCCTGCTGCATCGATGCTGTTCAACGACGGTTTGGGTGGCTGGGGTGGCCAGCAGGTAGCTGGCAGCACTCGCACGAATCCCTTGCCGCTCTCGAGTACGCGCAGACCCGGCTGCGTGGACGGCGCTGAGGATGACGCCGGGATCGGTGGCTGGCCAAGCGGGATCAGCAGTGAGAGCAGCTCGCAGAGTCGGGGCTCGAGCccaggcgacggcgacatcGGCACGGGAAAGGCCCAGGGTCGCCATCCGTTGGCCGTCAAGGGCGATTCTGCACACGACCGGCAAGCGgccgacaccgctgccgtgcttACGCGACTGTACGCGTTGGCACTATCGGCAGAGGACCCAGCCGCTGATGTGCCTCTGAATGCCGAGGCcgccacacagcagcagcagcagaacagTTGTGGCAGCGACCAACATCGGgtcggcgatgcggccgccTTGTCAATGGGCACTCACACCCTCTTCTCAGCCGCTGTCCCCCCAGCCATGCTCTCATCGGGCAGCGGGCTGAATCTTGTCGCACTCGGCGCCTCCGTCACGTACGCATGTGATGCGCTGCACTGGGGTCGACTCCAGATGATGGTGCGGTACCCGCTGCTGTTTCGGGCCATTCCAGCTCCTGCCGAGACGAGCACCACTATCGCGCTCGCAGGCGGTGGTGAGGCACTCACGGTGGAAGCGATGGCACGCATGAGTGGCACCTTAGGTATGgctcgcaccgccgccaccgtttTCTCGCCGGCTTCAGAAACGCCGCCTGACTCGACTGCAGGCAACTGCGACGCgacgcctccctcctctgcttctcttctcgCCTACATGTCGTCTCTGTATGGTGCTGCCGGCTCCATCTTCAGCCCGGCGCGTCTGCGCacgtcatcaccgccgctgctcctccctccttcaccGAGCCTCGTCACGGATGGCTTCTTGTTTACTCGGCTGCTGATCTGCAGTGCGTGGCTTCTCGTCTACGCTGACGGTCTCTTtggcagcgacgacagcgtAGCGAGTGTGGAACCGACCCAGTCTGTCACTAGCGGCAgaggccgcggtggcggcgcctgGCCACGAGTACGCCCCACCCCAGCCGTGCAGGCCATCGTCGCCTACTGCGTTGCAGTCGTCCGCGAGGCTCGTGAGATGAGCGCTGGCGttaccgccgctgcccgctcAGGTCACGGCAGCCTCAACGGCACTGTTTGCTGCCCCGTGTGCGATGACCTGGTCAAGGAGAAGCAGCCGGTGCTGTGGTGGTCAACGCTGTGTGATGACCGCGCTTCATGGCGAGCGCAAGTTCGCTCTGTGCTggagaacagcagcaccgacggcgatgaggcgGAGATTGCGGCGGCTCTGACAGATCATCTCGCCTGCGAAGGACGTGGCCGCCGATATGCGACACCGTTGCTGAGTGGCTCTGAAGGGGCGCCGTGCCGAGTAaccgcgctgcagcagcgctggggGGCGTACATAATGCGGGCCGATACTTCGGCGACCGATtaccgctccgccgccgccacttcTGTCACACGCAGTGGCGCCGAGGATACATCCGTTAGGGTTGACGCTGTGGAGGCTGATGCGGACTTGCAAacgggcggcgccgccgctgacgcccGTGGCACAGCTGGTGACAGCGCGaaagaggcggcagcgtcagcggaggcgctgtggacggcgctcacgcagcgcatcgcagccgccacggaCTTCTGTGTCTTTCTCTCGGCGCACCCGACCGAGTCCGCCGCCTCTGATTCTCCTGCGGCAGCATCAGTGACCAGTGGCCGCCCGAAGCGTCCTCGAGCCGAGTACGACAAGGACGCGGCATCCCGAACACTTCTCCGCCATCGGAGGCAGGATAGGCACCACCGTGGTGAGCGCGCAGTCGGCTctgacgacagcgacgacagtGAGTGGGGCGATGAAAACGGTACTCGCGCCGACAAAGCCTcgcgtgccggcgtcgcGCTGCGGGGGAGCCGACACGCTGtcgaggaggccgaggagtGGAGCCGGCTGCTGTGCCGGTGCGGCTGGGCGAACGCGGCCCCACCGTCTGGCGCGACCTCCCTGCGCGTGTACGAGGAGTGGGCATCGTCATTGTTCTTGCCGTCTGCCATCCCGACACCTCAGCAAGCGGCCACGCTGCGTCGCCGACTTTCGCGCTACAGCCTCGAGGAAGTTGTGCGTAAGCTAGTGCTTGGCCGTGGAGGCAGCTGGGATCGCTATGCGCGGCTACTGTTTGGCGACGACGTGCGCACCGATTCCACCGCATCACCGTTCTGTCCACCACCAGCCATGGAAGtaggtgctgctgccacgaACGACGCTCCTGCGCAGCCGATGGCACAATCACCAGCGTCACATTCCAGTCCGCGGCCAAGggcgccgtctctctcgctacTAGAAGAGGCAGTGCCAGacacggaaggcgtgcacgTACCACACATGCATGTGAACCCGCGTGCTACGCAGATATCGCCTCCCCCGCGGCAGCTGATAGCCGCAGCGCAATCAACTCCGCACTGTTCTTCAGGCCTCGCGCTATCCCCACCGTTGCCCTCCGACGCAGCCCCTACCAACGCGGACGCCGACGCGAACCACGCCGTTGCTGCGGAGCGGTGGGCAGCAACGCCAGTCGGTAAGGGAAAGGTGCCGTCCATCCCGCTGCTCGTCTCGCCGCTgacgcggcagcaccagaTGAGGGCTGTTttgggtgctgctgcagcatcaccaccaccgctgccgtcgccggcagaTGCGCTTGATCGCGCGACAAGCGTGGTGCCCGAGTGCGTTTCCGATGCCGACGCGGCACCTGCGCGGCGGACGGATGCATCGGCGAGaacgtctctctctgtgcctctAGAGCAGCTTCGTGCTCAGCAGGCTGCTTTGTACGACTTGCTGCGCTTCCGGCCAcgcctgccgccgttgcgagaggaggacgccgtgctggagtgCGCCTCGTGCTTCTCGCTCTTCCACCAGGAGTGCATtgcgccggtgcagcggaACTTTATGGGGCAGACATTCCTGTGCCACACATGCCGATTGCGGTGGGCGCGGCCCTACGTGGCAGGATGTGGGCTCGCGCACCAAGCACCAGAGCAACACCACGACCCTGAGGTGGCAGGTGGCCGCTGTGCAGCTGATCGGCCTTGAAGCCTcggtgaggagggaggcaccGCTCGCGATGCTTCGTGAAGCGACGTGCTTCACTGGGAGTTGTTCTGCAGCGCAGAGGTGCATCTGCTGTGCCTCACTTGCCTtttcacacacgcacacgcacacgcatatatatatatatatatatgcgtgtgcgtgtgcgtgtgcgtgtgcctgaGTGTGTTGTGCGCCAGCCAGATGACAGCCGCCACTGCTTCATGGACAGCTGCTCGGTGATACATTCTGAGCGGAGCTGCTTCCCTCCATCGTATTAGTCCAGCTACCCCTTCCCGTCGGCTTCTCTtcatgtgctgctgcttgccaacggttgtgtgcgcgccgcgtACGACTCTGTGTGCTGCATCTTGgcgcccgcgcacgcacacagcgcagCTCTGCTGCTTTGCTTCGCGGGCCCTCCCGGTTTCCCACTGCTGCAGTCCCGGCCATCACCATTCTGCCCGATTTCTCCGGCTCTCTCGCACCGTTTCTTGCCATTTTGGACCCGTGTATGTGTCCGCGCATGTGCTTGGTGGCGCGCCTAGTTCCGATGGGCACTCCACACAGCTGCACCCTCCGTCACGCACACTATCTGCCATACATGCGCGTCCCTGTGGATTAGTATCATTATTCACCGACGCACTGCTAGCAGCCGGCATCCGgcctacacgcacacacagacatgcTCGTACCTTCGCCACGCGCGCATTGCGGCTCACTGCTGTTCTAGACGCCCCGAATGCATCTCtcacgacacacacacacacacacacacgcgcgcagacgtTGACTGCTCTCGGCTTACACTGCTCTCCCTTCTCCACTCCCCGACTCCTCTGTTATCACctcgcaggtgctgctgctttcctgTGCCTGTTTCCTCTCCGTCTGGCCGTCAACACTCTCGTTTCGTGTGGGGGAGCATCACCTTCCTTTCGGTCTGCCGCGACGCGACTGCACACGCTTTATACTAACACCCGCACGAACTCTTGAGCACATGCTCGCTAAGCCTCTCGGCTTGGGTTCCGGGGgcgcgctgcgtcgcactgccggcgccgcggctgggGTCGTTTCGATGCTcccatcggcggcggctgtcgtCGAGTCGCGTCGCACGCACTCCAAGGTGACGCATCCACCGTATCCTTCTCCCCACCAGAACGATCGTGCACGCCAAGCTTCCGCAGGGCTGTCGCGGAGCAGCGACCTCTTTGCTGCGTCACCCTGCAGCGCACCCATGTcgctgtgcagctgcggctgcccgcACCCCACGAAGCCGACGCTTGACGTGCCTTCCATGTACTTCTCCACCACACCGGAGTTGCTGTGCAACCGCAACATGTCGGAACCCTCGGCGAATGCGACTCTCACGAAGGAAAAGCTTGCTAGCCTCGTTGGCGGCCGCCTTGTTCAGTCTGTGCAGCGtgagcagccgccgcgcggtAGCGGTAtccagccgctgctggacTTCAACAAGCACTGGGCCGGCGAGATCGTGCAGCTGAACCCGGACTACTTTGTGGAGCTTgcgaagcagcagaagcCGCAGTACCTGTGGATCGGCTGCAGTGACAGCCGCGTGCCCGCCAACGAAATCGTCGGTCTCTACCCCGGCGACATCTTTGTTCACCGTAACATCGCGAACATCGTCTGCAACAGCGACCTCAACGCGCTCGCTGTTATCCAGTACGCAATCGACTGCCTGAAGGTGGAACACGTGATTGTATCGGGGCATTACAAGTGCGGTGGCGTGACAGCCGCCCTGCACGAGGACCGCGTGGGTCTTGCTGATCACTGGATCCTGCACGTGTCGGCAGTGAAGAAGCGCCACTGGCGGCGCATGCTCACTGAGCTTCCCACGCGCAACCACCTCGACGCCCTGTGCGAGCTGAATGTCCTGGCGCAGATGGAGCACGTTGTGGAGACGCACCTGATCCAGCGTGTATGGTCAAGGCAGAACGCAGAGGATGCCGCGGCGAAGCGCGAGAACCGCCCGTCGCAGAACAAGCCCGAGAACGAGGTGGAGATTCATGGCTGGGTATACGGGCTGGAGGATGGCTTGATTCGGCCGCTTCTGACGCTGAACCGCCGGTcaaacgcggagaaggagctgcacaACGCCGCTGATGCACTCTTCTGGCGCTACGGGCAGCTGTAGTTgctcctttcctcctctgcg belongs to Leishmania infantum JPCM5 genome chromosome 6 and includes:
- a CDS encoding putative carbonic anhydrase family protein; protein product: MSLCSCGCPHPTKPTLDVPSMYFSTTPELLCNRNMSEPSANATLTKEKLASLVGGRLVQSVQREQPPRGSGIQPLLDFNKHWAGEIVQLNPDYFVELAKQQKPQYLWIGCSDSRVPANEIVGLYPGDIFVHRNIANIVCNSDLNALAVIQYAIDCLKVEHVIVSGHYKCGGVTAALHEDRVGLADHWILHVSAVKKRHWRRMLTELPTRNHLDALCELNVLAQMEHVVETHLIQRVWSRQNAEDAAAKRENRPSQNKPENEVEIHGWVYGLEDGLIRPLLTLNRRSNAEKELHNAADALFWRYGQL